The proteins below come from a single Rosa rugosa chromosome 2, drRosRugo1.1, whole genome shotgun sequence genomic window:
- the LOC133732489 gene encoding cellulose synthase-like protein E6 translates to MGKKEGGEGEESSTTTLPLFESKTARFRGVYRVFASTIFVGVCLIWLYRLINIPKAGERGRWAWIGMLMAEFLFGLYWIITQSVRWSVTYRQPLKNRLSQRYEEKLPGVDVFICTADPKMEPPSLVINTVLSVLSCNFPSEKLSVYLSDDGGSQFTFYALLEASRFSKYWIPFCKKFKVEPRAPEAYFALHSDVHDTKYGPEWFDTKKLYEEMKNRIDSVVESGKIPEETRIQHKGFSEWNLKVAKNDHHSIVQIITDGRDTNAVDNDGCRLPTIVYMSREKRPQQPHNFKAGAMNALLRVSSEISNAPFILNLDCDMYANNADAIREALCFFLDEKTGHETAYVQHPQFYNNLTKNDIYGNACFVTNAVELAGLGGYGAALYCGTGCFHRRECLCGKKYSKGYTEKWNIDGQKSTIDKSIQELEESTKPLIDCIYEKGSQWGKEMGLIYGCPVEDIVTGLAIQCRGWKSVYYNPERPSFVGVAPNTLEIALVQQKRWSEGMFQIFFSEYCPFIYGHGKIHFGAQMGYCLYLLWAPVSFPTLYYALVPPLCLLHGIPSFPKVSSLWFLAFAYVFVAKNAYSIVEFVMCGGTLKAW, encoded by the exons atggggaagaaggaaggaggagaaggagaagagagtaGTACTACTACTCTTCCATTGTTTGAGAGCAAAACAGCAAGATTTAGAGGTGTTTATAGGGTTTTTGCCTCAACTATATTTGTGGGTGTGTGTTTGATATGGTTGTACAGACTAATAAACATCCCGAAAGctggagagagagggagatgggCGTGGATTGGTATGCTCATGGCTGAGTTCTTGTTTGGTTTGTATTGGATCATCACTCAGTCTGTTCGCTGGAGTGTCACTTATCGTCAACCTCTCAAGAATAGACTCTCACAGAG ATATGAGGAGAAGTTGCCGGGTGTTGATGTTTTTATATGCACTGCAGACCCGAAAATGGAGCCGCCAAGTTTGGTGATTAACACTGTGTTGTCAGTCCTATCCTGCAATTTTCCATCTGAGAAGTTGAGTGTTTATCTCTCGGATGATGGCGGTTCACAGTTTACTTTCTATGCTCTTTTGGAGGCGTCTCGGTTCTCGAAGTATTGGATACCCTTTTGCAAGAAGTTCAAGGTTGAACCAAGGGCGCCGGAGGCTTACTTTGCCCTGCATTCTGACGTTCATGACACCAAATATGGTCCAGAATGGTTTGATACCAAG AAACTTtatgaagaaatgaaaaatcggATCGATTCTGTTGTTGAAAGTGGGAAGATACCAGAAGAAACAAGGATTCAACACAAAGGGTTCTCAGAATGGAACCTTAAAGTAGCAAAGAATGATCATCACTCAATTGTGCAG ATTATAACTGATGGAAGAGACACAAATGCCGTGGACAATGATGGATGCCGATTACCAACTATTGTCTACATGTCAAGAGAAAAGAGACCCCAACAGCCACACAACTTCAAAGCTGGAGCCATGAATGCACTG CTGAGAGTGTCATCAGAGATAAGCAATGCACCCTTCATTCTCAACTTGGACTGTGACATGTACGCAAACAATGCAGATGCAATACGAGAGGCACTTTGTTTCTTCTTGGATGAAAAGACTGGCCACGAGACTGCTTATGTGCAACATCCGCAGTTCTACAACAATCTCACAAAGAATGATATTTATGGAAATGCATGCTTCGTAACTAATGCG GTTGAACTGGCTGGGTTAGGTGGATATGGAGCGGCCTTGTATTGTGGCACCGGATGTTTCCATCGAAGAGAATGTCTTTGTGGAAAGAAGTATTCAAAGGGTTACACAGAAAAATGGAACATTGATGGCCAGAAGAGTACTATTGACAAAAGTATCCAAGAATTGGAGGAATCTACGAAACCTCTTATCGATTGTATCTATGAAAAGGGCAGTCAATGGGGAAAAGAG ATGGGACTGATATATGGATGCCCTGTCGAAGATATAGTTACTGGTTTGGCAATACAATGCAGGGGTTGGAAATCAGTTTATTACAATCCAGAAAGGCCTtcctttgttggtgttgctccAAACACCCTAGAAATCGCACTTGTTCAACAAAAGAGGTGGTCTGAGGGCATGTTTCAGATATTTTTCTCCGAGTATTGCCCTTTCATATATGGACATGGGAAGATACACTTTGGTGCCCAAATGGGATATTGCCTCTACCTTCTATGGGCTCCAGTTTCATTCCCAACTTTGTATTATGCACTTGTTCCTCCTCTTTGCTTGCTCCATGGCATTCCCTCGTTCCCCAAG GTGTCAAGCCTATGGTTCCTAGCATTTGCTTATGTTTTTGTAGCAAAGAATGCATACAGCATAGTTGAATTTGTGATGTGTGGGGGTACACTCAAAGCATGGTAA
- the LOC133733099 gene encoding cellulose synthase-like protein E1, producing MGNGGNSSPLFETKRAKGIVLYRLFAASIFVGICFVWVYRVSHIPKAGEDGRFGWMGLLGAELWFGFYWLLTQACRWNRVYRHTFRDRLSERYEDELPGVDIFVCTADPIIEPPMMVINTVLSVMSYDYPPEKLSVYLSDDGGSELTCYALLEAAEFAKHWIPYCKKYSVEPRSPAAYFASLASDNAGDFTLIKKLYKDMENKIEIAVKLGSISEEVRSKHRGFSQWDSYSSPRDHDTILQIVIDGRDPNARDVEGCGLPTLVYLAREKRPQYHHNFKAGAMNALIRVSSNISNGKVILNVDCDMYSNNSKAIRDALCFFLDEEKGQEIAFVQFPQNFENVTKNDVYSSTLRIISEVEFHGLDGYGGPLYIGTGCFHRRDTLCGRKFSKGYKSELKWENRKGEETSIPKLEESSKSLASCTFEENTQWGKEMGLKYGCPVEDVITGLSIQCRGWKSVYCNPPRKAFLGLAPTTLPQTLLQHKRWSEGDFQILVSKYSPALYGHGKISLGLQLGYCCYCLWAPNCLATLFYSILPSIYLLRGISVFPQISSPWFIPFAYVIIAKYTWSFGEFLWSGGTILGWWNDQRIWLYKRTSSYLFAFIDTILYCLGYSDSAFVITAKVADEDVSQRYEKEIMEFGASSPMFVILATVALLNLYCFAGFLKEAITRKGIVGVYETVALQILLCGVLIVINLPLYQALYLRKDSGKMPSSVVFKSMAFVAFSCVCTKFLY from the exons ATGGGGAACGGAGGGAACAGTTCACCATTATTTGAGACGAAGAGGGCCAAGGGGATAGTTCTGTATAGGCTTTTTGCTGCGTCTATTTTCGTGGGTATATGTTTCGTCTGGGTTTACAGGGTGAGTCATATCCCAAAAGCTGGAGAAGATGGGAGGTTTGGTTGGATGGGTCTGCTGGGTGCTGAGTTATGGTTCGGGTTTTACTGGCTCCTCACTCAAGCCTGCCGGTGGAACCGCGTGTATCGGCACACCTTCAGGGACAGGCTCTCGGAGAG ATATGAGGATGAGTTGCCGGGAGTGGACATATTCGTGTGCACGGCAGACCCAATTATAGAGCCGCCGATGATGGTGATAAACACTGTTTTATCAGTAATGTCTTATGATTACCCACCGGAGAAGCTCAGCGTGTATCTATCCGATGATGGCGGATCCGAACTTACATGTTATGCTCTATTGGAAGCTGCTGAGTTTGCTAAGCATTGGATACCATATTGCAAGAAGTACAGTGTGGAGCCAAGGTCACCTGCTGCTTATTTTGCCTCACTAGCTTCTGATAATGCAGGGGATTTCACTCTCATTAAG AAATTATACAAAGACATGGAGAATAAAATCGAAATTGCAGTGAAGTTAGGCAGCATTTCTGAAGAAGTACGATCAAAACACAGAGGCTTTTCTCAGTGGGATTCATATTCATCTCCTCGTGACCATGACACCATTCTACAA ATAGTAATTGATGGGAGAGATCCAAATGCAAGAGATGTTGAAGGGTGTGGATTGCCAACCTTAGTGTATTTGGCTCGCGAGAAGAGACCCCAATATCACCATAACTTCAAAGCCGGAGCTATGAATGCACTG ATTAGGGTATCTTCAAACATTAGCAATGGGAAGGTTATTCTTAATGTAGACTGTGATATGTATTCAAACAACTCTAAGGCCATAAGGGATGCACTCTGCTTCTTCCTGGATGAAGAAAAAGGCCAGGAGATTGCATTCGTACAGTTCCCACAGAATTTCGAAAATGTTACCAAGAATGACGTATATAGTAGTACACTACGAATAATCAGTGAg GTGGAATTTCATGGTTTGGATGGTTATGGGGGCCCTTTATATATTGGAACTGGATGCTTCCACAGAAGAGATACTCTTTGTGGGAGGAAGTTCAGCAAAGGATATAAGAGTGAACTGAAGTGGGAGAATAGAAAAGGAGAAGAAACAAGCATTCCTAAATTGGAAGAAAGTTCAAAAAGTCTAGCAAGTTGTACATTTGAAGAGAACACTCAATGGGGAAAAGAG ATGGGTTTGAAATATGGTTGTCCGGTTGAGGATGTTATAACAGGGTTATCCATCCAATGCCGTGGATGGAAATCAGTGTACTGCAATCCACCTAGGAAAGCTTTCTTAGGATTAGCTCCAACTACACTGCCTCAGACACTTTTGCAGCACAAGAGATGGTCAGAAGGTGATTTCCAGATTTTGGTTTCTAAGTATAGCCCTGCATTGTATGGGCATGGAAAGATTAGTTTAGGCCTTCAACTTGGATATTGCTGCTACTGCCTGTGGGCTCCAAATTGCTTGGCGACGCTATTTTACTCAATTCTCCCTTCAATTTACCTTCTTAGAGGCATTTCTGTATTCCCACAG ATCTCAAGTCCGTGGTTCATACCATTTGCGTATGTGATAATTGCCAAGTACACTTGGAGCTTTGGGGAGTTTTTGTGGTCTGGTGGCACAATCTTGGGATGGTGGAACGACCAACGAATATGGCTATACAAAAGAACAAGCTCCTACCTATTTGCCTTCATCGATACCATTTTGTACTGTCTGGGGTATTCGGATTCAGCGTTTGTAATAACAGCCAAGGTGGCTGATGAAGATGTGTCACAACGATACGAGAAAGAGATTATGGAATTCGGAGCCTCATCTCCAATGTTCGTCATATTAGCAACAGTTGCATTGCTCAATTTGTACTGCTTTGCTGGGTTTCTCAAGGAAGCGATCACTAGAAAAGGCATTGTTGGAGTTTATGAGACAGTGGCTTTGCAAATTCTTCTATGTGGTGTTTTAATTGTCATCAACCTGCCTTTGTACCAAGCTCTTTACTTGAGGAAAGACAGTGGAAAAATGCCAAGTTCTGTGGTATTTAAATCGATGGCATTTGTTGCATTTTCTTGTGTATGTACTAAATTCTTGTATTAa
- the LOC133732490 gene encoding cellulose synthase-like protein E6, with protein MWLIRRITSYFFAFFDTIKRQLGLSETHFALTDKVVTEDVLKRYEQEVLEFGSSSIMYTVMATSALLNLVSLVLGTKRFVMDLELKALDQFISQVILCGILVLINIPVYEALFLRSDKGHIPSSVMYKSVFVLTLACLMPIY; from the coding sequence ATGTGGCTGATCCGACGAATCACTTCGTACTTCTTTGCCTTCTTCGACACCATAAAGAGGCAATTGGGGCTATCTGAAACACACTTTGCCCTCACCGATAAGGTTGTCACCGAGGATGTGTTAAAGAGGTATGAGCAAGAGGTTTTGGAATTTGGAAGCTCAAGCATTATGTACACTGTAATGGCAACATCGGCATTGCTGAACTTGGTGAGCTTAGTTTTGGGGACAAAGCGGTTTGTGATGGATTTAGAGTTGAAGGCCTTAGACCAGTTCATTAGTCAAGTTATTCTTTGTGGCATATTGGTTTTGATCAATATACCAGTGTATGAAGCTCTCTTCTTGCGCAGTGATAAGGGCCATATACCATCCTCTGTCATGTACAAGTCTGTTTTTGTGCTCACGTTGGCATGCTTGATGCCTATATACTAG